Proteins encoded within one genomic window of Candidatus Obscuribacter sp.:
- a CDS encoding gluconokinase, whose protein sequence is MGVSGSGKSTIGELLASRLGCRFYDGDDFHSGESIQKMASGIALTDNDRLPWLKSMAEAIKHWQSSQESAVLACSCLKESYRQILIDSAKVTLVYLDITPELARERLTQRQGHFFKADLLDSQFAALQKPDNAIKVSCTDEPACMVEAIVRQLAKR, encoded by the coding sequence ATGGGCGTATCCGGCTCAGGCAAATCCACAATTGGTGAGCTTTTAGCCAGTCGGCTGGGTTGTCGCTTTTATGACGGCGATGACTTTCATAGCGGCGAGAGCATTCAAAAAATGGCAAGCGGCATCGCTCTGACAGATAATGACAGGCTGCCCTGGCTAAAATCCATGGCTGAGGCTATCAAGCACTGGCAAAGCAGCCAAGAGTCAGCTGTACTGGCCTGTAGCTGCCTCAAAGAGAGCTATCGCCAGATACTTATTGATAGTGCCAAAGTGACCCTTGTCTACCTTGATATTACGCCAGAGCTAGCCAGAGAGAGGCTGACTCAGCGTCAGGGGCACTTTTTTAAGGCGGACTTACTAGACAGTCAGTTTGCCGCTTTGCAAAAGCCTGACAATGCCATCAAAGTAAGCTGTACCGATGAGCCAGCCTGTATGGTGGAGGCAATTGTGCGACAATTAGCCAAGAGATGA
- a CDS encoding ABC-F family ATP-binding cassette domain-containing protein — MGAPLVTCQSLTKSYSARPLFKEISFSIEDDEKVALIGPNGSGKSTLLKILAGLVEPDDGSVVKRRDLKVAYLPQYHSFDKTLGVHDVVLASLKAVEGDHDETGIMSARAAATLTRMGFNDLDLSVGTLSGGWIKRLALCAELVKEPDFLLLDEPTNHLDLSGVLWLEEFLRNASFSFMLVSHDRSFLENIASRVIELNSFYKNGFLSVKGQYHDYVLAKEEYESAQANEQKALASKMRREVAWLMRGARARQTKSSSRIKEAGKLADELEEVKFRNSQKLAAALDFTSSNRRTKELVVGKGISKTYTENGVSRTLFKDLDIILAPGLKLGLAGTNGSGKTTLLKMLAGKLAPDTGTIKRAEGLKVVWFDQMREALDQTITLKQALCPIGDTVTFKGRPMHVASWSKRFLFRPDQLPMQVSYLSGGEQSRIFIARLMLQEADLLILDEPTNDLDIPSLEVLEQSLDDFEGAVVLVTHDRFMLDSISTHILALDGSGGAEYYADYWQWQDNLGKKSNKKENRPRPSRPELAVEPEQSAVATVVKEEIKTKPLSNNEKRELAGMESKIAAAEEKVIELKKSMEDKSIAHNHVKLAEIMQQVNHAKDEVDKLYMRFDELEQRK, encoded by the coding sequence GTGGGCGCACCCCTTGTAACTTGTCAGTCTCTGACCAAATCTTATAGTGCCAGACCTTTATTTAAAGAGATAAGCTTTAGCATCGAAGACGATGAAAAGGTCGCTCTTATTGGACCAAATGGCTCCGGTAAGTCTACTTTGCTCAAAATTCTGGCTGGCCTGGTGGAGCCAGATGACGGCTCAGTAGTCAAAAGACGTGACCTTAAAGTGGCTTATTTGCCGCAGTATCATAGTTTTGATAAAACTCTAGGGGTCCATGATGTTGTCCTGGCCTCACTTAAGGCGGTAGAAGGCGACCATGATGAGACTGGCATCATGTCAGCGAGAGCAGCGGCAACTTTGACCCGGATGGGTTTTAACGATCTGGATTTATCAGTGGGCACACTCTCAGGTGGCTGGATCAAAAGACTGGCACTATGCGCTGAGCTGGTTAAAGAGCCTGACTTTTTGCTACTGGATGAGCCTACTAACCACCTTGATTTGAGCGGTGTGCTCTGGCTGGAAGAGTTTTTGCGCAACGCCAGCTTTAGTTTTATGCTGGTCAGCCACGACAGAAGCTTCCTCGAGAACATTGCCTCCCGTGTAATTGAGCTTAACTCCTTTTACAAAAATGGCTTCCTTTCGGTCAAAGGGCAGTATCACGACTATGTCCTGGCCAAAGAAGAATACGAAAGTGCTCAGGCTAATGAGCAAAAGGCACTGGCTAGCAAGATGCGGCGTGAAGTGGCCTGGCTTATGCGGGGAGCCCGAGCGAGGCAGACCAAATCTTCGAGCCGTATCAAAGAAGCCGGTAAGTTGGCTGACGAGCTGGAAGAAGTTAAATTTCGTAATTCGCAAAAGCTGGCTGCTGCTCTTGATTTTACCTCAAGCAATAGACGTACCAAAGAGCTTGTGGTGGGCAAAGGTATCTCCAAGACTTATACCGAGAACGGTGTCTCGCGTACACTCTTTAAGGACCTGGATATTATCCTGGCACCTGGTCTCAAGCTCGGTCTCGCTGGCACCAATGGCAGTGGCAAGACTACTCTCCTTAAGATGCTGGCTGGCAAACTCGCCCCTGATACAGGCACTATCAAACGGGCAGAAGGTCTCAAGGTCGTCTGGTTTGACCAGATGCGCGAGGCTCTCGATCAGACCATCACTCTTAAGCAAGCACTCTGCCCTATTGGTGATACGGTCACATTTAAAGGGCGCCCGATGCATGTGGCGAGCTGGAGTAAGCGCTTTCTCTTTCGTCCCGATCAGCTGCCCATGCAGGTCAGTTATCTCTCGGGCGGTGAGCAGTCACGGATTTTTATTGCTCGTCTGATGCTACAAGAAGCTGACTTACTTATCCTGGACGAACCTACCAATGACCTCGATATCCCCTCATTAGAGGTACTCGAACAGAGTCTCGATGACTTTGAAGGAGCAGTGGTACTGGTAACTCACGATCGCTTTATGCTCGATAGCATCTCTACCCATATACTTGCTCTCGATGGCTCTGGTGGTGCTGAATACTATGCCGACTACTGGCAGTGGCAGGACAATCTCGGCAAAAAATCAAACAAAAAAGAAAACCGTCCTAGACCCTCAAGACCGGAACTGGCAGTCGAGCCTGAGCAGTCCGCGGTAGCCACTGTGGTCAAGGAAGAAATAAAGACAAAGCCGCTCTCTAACAATGAAAAGAGAGAGCTGGCTGGTATGGAAAGTAAAATTGCCGCTGCCGAAGAGAAGGTAATTGAGCTTAAAAAAAGCATGGAAGATAAATCTATCGCTCACAATCATGTCAAACTGGCTGAAATAATGCAGCAAGTCAATCATGCCAAAGATGAGGTGGATAAGCTCTACATGCGCTTTGACGAGCTTGAGCAGCGCAAATAA
- a CDS encoding matrixin family metalloprotease gives MKKLIVLLGLTLIVAEPVALAQLGQNLTGAVDNYASSLQAKMRFPDARIPVKVYIEDGSKVPGFRPDFVSLIKESFALWEASLSSKIRFEFVTTPDASIVCRFTNDRSQMQSPTEDGQTIVVPDASGIASATITFLTVGPSKMPVVTENYFKRIALHEIGHAIGIGGHSPNQTDVMFAAIYPEDKPALLSIRDKATALTLYADGAVSTTPTQIPLPTGTSPAMMSLRANNEAAMAMNQGNFDLATTKLEEAYKLDPANSLVRKNLAGIYANFGTMAMMQRNMPKAEELYKKASNVLEGDASNKPLYAQVLRFYAQTLMFNKKVKESEQVQAKLKTLTP, from the coding sequence ATGAAAAAGCTAATTGTGCTCCTGGGTCTGACATTGATTGTCGCGGAGCCAGTTGCTCTGGCACAGCTGGGACAAAATTTGACCGGTGCTGTCGATAACTACGCTAGCTCTTTACAGGCTAAAATGCGTTTTCCTGATGCGCGCATACCAGTCAAAGTCTATATAGAGGATGGTAGTAAAGTGCCTGGTTTTAGACCAGACTTTGTCAGCCTTATTAAAGAGAGCTTTGCTCTCTGGGAAGCATCCTTATCGTCAAAAATCCGATTTGAATTTGTCACTACTCCTGATGCCTCTATTGTCTGCCGTTTTACTAACGATCGCAGTCAGATGCAATCACCCACTGAAGACGGTCAAACAATTGTGGTGCCTGATGCCTCTGGTATAGCCAGTGCCACCATTACATTTTTGACAGTGGGACCCTCTAAGATGCCTGTGGTGACAGAGAACTATTTTAAACGTATTGCTCTGCATGAAATTGGACACGCCATAGGCATTGGTGGGCACAGTCCCAACCAAACCGATGTGATGTTTGCTGCTATTTATCCAGAAGACAAACCAGCCTTGCTGAGCATACGTGACAAAGCCACAGCCTTAACTTTGTACGCTGATGGAGCTGTCTCCACTACGCCCACTCAGATACCGCTCCCTACCGGTACAAGTCCAGCCATGATGAGTTTGAGAGCCAACAACGAAGCAGCTATGGCTATGAATCAAGGCAATTTTGATTTAGCTACTACCAAACTGGAAGAAGCTTATAAACTGGACCCTGCTAACAGTCTGGTACGCAAAAATCTGGCTGGCATTTATGCCAATTTTGGCACCATGGCCATGATGCAGCGCAATATGCCAAAAGCTGAGGAACTCTACAAAAAGGCTAGTAATGTCCTTGAGGGTGATGCTTCCAACAAGCCACTCTATGCACAAGTACTACGCTTTTATGCTCAGACTTTGATGTTTAACAAAAAGGTAAAAGAATCAGAACAAGTCCAGGCAAAATTAAAAACACTGACACCATAA
- a CDS encoding acyl-CoA thioesterase, translated as MSAEPGSLRGTVCDTDKSAYKYWTEVQLRYGDTDKQGHINNAVYCSLFESGRVDFLFKADGSHFAGDGLNFVIAKITLDYLKEMNFPGTACIGSKILSIGRSSFRIGQAIFMDDTCYSTAESVIVLTDDKTRRSTPLTEPLLAVLRNL; from the coding sequence ATGAGCGCTGAGCCCGGTAGCCTGCGTGGCACCGTATGTGATACTGACAAATCGGCCTACAAATATTGGACCGAGGTGCAATTGCGCTATGGTGACACTGATAAACAGGGGCATATCAATAACGCTGTTTACTGCTCACTCTTTGAGTCTGGCCGAGTGGATTTTCTCTTTAAGGCAGACGGCTCGCATTTTGCCGGAGACGGTCTCAATTTTGTTATTGCCAAAATCACCCTGGATTATTTAAAAGAAATGAATTTTCCCGGCACAGCTTGCATTGGCTCCAAAATCCTTTCTATAGGTCGTTCATCCTTTCGTATTGGTCAGGCGATATTTATGGATGACACCTGCTACAGCACTGCTGAATCAGTCATCGTCCTGACCGATGATAAAACCAGGCGTTCAACGCCACTTACTGAGCCACTTCTGGCTGTCTTGAGGAATCTATAG
- a CDS encoding ABC-F family ATP-binding cassette domain-containing protein, producing MLRLDCVSKIYPQGEVLKNVSWELKSGDRIGLVGPNGSGKTTQFKIITGHEEPTSGNVIRQQGLKVGYLCQEFDLELDNTVGDEFTRAFVELNSIQEELNVVHHAMETAHSADLDRLITRMHNLQTEFETKGGYLMDAKIEKMLINVGFTAADGKRKVSEFSGGWQMRMNLGKMLLTEPDLLLMDEPTNHIDLATIEWLENFLRASTMPMVIVSHDRHFMDRLCTTIVEMERGVSSLYLGNYTAYVEARRLNKEVQLAAYERQSREMEKQQAFVDRFRASATRSTQAKSREKQLDKIELVERPDEDERTLEFKFPEAVRSGVEVATVRKLTHGYDDKLIFCDAQLDITRGERIALLGPNGCGKSTFLRLLTGQEAPLDGTVKLGEHNVKPAYFEQNQAEALDLEKTVLDTIYDQVPDWKTDEVRGLLGRFLFSGDSVYKRVGALSGGEKARLALAKMLLSANNFLILDEPTNHLDIPAKETLEAALKKFDGTVVIVSHDRYFIQEVATKIVEVRDGQLVVYHGGYNYYLELKEREREKAEADKIAHEKAQKESEKRVKRTAKEAERKEARK from the coding sequence TTGCTCAGATTAGATTGCGTCAGTAAAATTTATCCTCAGGGCGAAGTCCTGAAAAACGTAAGCTGGGAGCTTAAATCCGGTGATCGTATTGGTCTGGTTGGACCAAACGGCAGCGGTAAAACTACTCAGTTTAAAATTATCACCGGTCACGAAGAGCCTACATCGGGCAACGTCATTAGACAGCAAGGGCTCAAGGTCGGCTATCTCTGCCAGGAATTTGATCTGGAGCTGGATAACACTGTTGGTGATGAATTTACTCGTGCCTTTGTGGAATTAAACAGCATCCAGGAAGAACTCAATGTCGTCCATCATGCTATGGAAACAGCTCATAGCGCTGATCTCGATAGACTGATTACGCGTATGCATAATTTGCAAACTGAGTTTGAGACCAAGGGCGGCTATTTGATGGACGCCAAAATTGAAAAAATGCTAATCAACGTAGGCTTTACTGCTGCCGATGGCAAGCGCAAAGTCAGCGAATTTAGCGGCGGCTGGCAAATGCGTATGAACCTCGGCAAGATGCTCCTGACCGAGCCAGATCTGCTCCTCATGGACGAACCGACAAACCACATCGACCTGGCCACTATCGAGTGGCTCGAAAACTTTTTGCGCGCCAGCACTATGCCTATGGTCATTGTCTCTCACGATAGACATTTTATGGACAGACTTTGCACCACTATTGTGGAGATGGAGCGCGGCGTATCATCACTTTATCTGGGCAATTACACTGCCTATGTGGAGGCCCGTCGCCTCAACAAAGAAGTGCAACTGGCTGCCTATGAGAGACAATCTCGCGAAATGGAAAAGCAACAGGCTTTTGTGGACAGATTTAGAGCCTCAGCCACACGCAGTACCCAGGCTAAAAGTAGAGAAAAACAACTGGACAAAATCGAGCTTGTCGAAAGACCCGATGAAGACGAACGTACCCTCGAATTTAAATTTCCAGAGGCCGTACGCAGCGGCGTAGAAGTAGCTACTGTGCGCAAATTGACCCATGGCTATGATGACAAACTGATTTTTTGCGACGCCCAGCTCGATATCACTCGCGGTGAGCGCATTGCCTTGCTCGGTCCCAATGGCTGTGGTAAGTCGACATTTTTGAGACTACTTACTGGTCAGGAAGCACCTCTCGATGGCACAGTTAAGCTCGGTGAGCACAACGTTAAACCAGCCTATTTTGAGCAAAACCAGGCTGAAGCTCTCGACCTGGAAAAAACAGTACTCGATACGATTTACGATCAAGTGCCCGACTGGAAGACCGATGAAGTGCGCGGACTTCTGGGTCGCTTCCTCTTTTCGGGGGATTCGGTTTATAAAAGAGTCGGAGCCCTATCTGGTGGCGAAAAAGCACGTCTGGCGCTGGCCAAGATGCTACTGAGTGCCAATAATTTTTTGATCTTGGACGAGCCCACAAACCACCTCGACATCCCCGCCAAAGAAACTCTGGAAGCTGCTCTCAAAAAATTTGACGGCACTGTGGTGATAGTCTCTCACGACCGCTATTTTATCCAGGAAGTAGCTACCAAAATTGTGGAAGTTAGAGATGGTCAGCTGGTGGTTTATCACGGTGGCTATAACTATTATCTTGAACTCAAAGAAAGAGAAAGAGAAAAGGCTGAAGCTGATAAAATAGCTCACGAAAAAGCGCAAAAAGAAAGTGAAAAACGCGTCAAACGTACAGCCAAAGAAGCTGAACGTAAAGAGGCTCGCAAGTAG
- the glgX gene encoding glycogen debranching protein GlgX: MRILPGKPYPLGATWDGLGVNFAIFSENASKVELCLFDSPESRYESKRIELTEYNNQIFHIYLKDIRPGQVYGYRVYGPYDPEKGLRFNGNKVLLDPYAKSIVRTETWDDSLFGYEVGHEDDDLSFDGRDSAPYAPLSAVVDQSFTWGNDTPPNTPWHETIIYEAHVKGMTALHPDIPEELRGTYAAIATEPVIRHLKKLGVTALELMPIHSRSDNQNLVAAGLNNYWGYNTLGYFAPDLRYSHYKGATNEVREFKMMVRALHAAGIEVILDVVYNHTAEGNQLGPTLVFRGVDNTSYYRCGGEDTSRYYIDTTGCGNTLNMTHPRVLQLIMDSLRYWVLEMHVDGFRFDLASALARELYEVDKLSSFFDIIQQDPVISQVKLIAEPWDLGEGGYQVGNFPVLWTEWNGQYRDTMRAFFKGDQGLLGQMTTRLAGSSDLYAHSGRSPHASINFVTCHDGFTMRDLVSYNQKHNLLNLEDNRDGESNNHSWNCGVEGETDNPKVNALRMRQRRNLMAILMLSLGVPMISGGDEMGRTQKGNNNAYCQDNEISWTNWDLTSEEEDFLHFVQKLAAIRHSQPVLRRRKFFKGQVLEAIQEGHNQIKDIVWLNPDGTEMNEKDWTDTKRLNFGVLFEGSTIDDTDEDGRPIVGNTLLLLCNANWEDISYALPPNQVSQYWRMFAPHRMDKTWKLHFETSNKLSSSCWPLQSQFLMEGRTLALFELVDKDQQ, from the coding sequence ATGCGTATACTTCCCGGCAAACCGTACCCCCTGGGCGCAACCTGGGACGGTCTGGGAGTCAACTTTGCAATTTTTTCAGAAAACGCCAGTAAAGTTGAACTCTGCTTATTTGATAGCCCCGAGTCACGCTATGAGAGCAAACGCATCGAGCTGACCGAGTACAACAACCAGATTTTTCATATCTATTTAAAGGATATTCGCCCCGGTCAAGTCTATGGCTACCGTGTTTACGGTCCCTATGACCCCGAAAAGGGACTTAGATTTAATGGCAACAAAGTCTTGCTCGACCCTTATGCCAAGTCAATTGTGCGCACTGAGACCTGGGACGACAGTCTCTTTGGCTACGAAGTAGGGCATGAAGACGATGACTTGAGCTTTGATGGCCGGGACTCAGCCCCTTATGCGCCCCTGAGCGCAGTTGTAGACCAATCTTTTACCTGGGGCAACGATACTCCGCCCAACACTCCCTGGCACGAAACCATCATCTACGAAGCCCACGTCAAGGGCATGACCGCCCTCCATCCCGATATCCCCGAGGAGCTGCGCGGCACGTATGCCGCTATCGCCACCGAGCCGGTCATCCGCCACCTCAAAAAACTTGGCGTAACAGCTCTTGAATTAATGCCAATACATAGCAGAAGCGACAATCAAAATCTGGTGGCAGCGGGTCTCAATAACTACTGGGGTTACAACACTCTGGGTTATTTTGCCCCGGACTTGCGCTATTCGCACTATAAAGGTGCCACCAACGAAGTACGCGAATTTAAAATGATGGTGCGCGCTCTGCATGCCGCTGGTATCGAAGTAATCCTTGATGTGGTCTACAACCACACTGCCGAAGGCAACCAGCTTGGTCCCACTCTTGTATTTAGAGGTGTGGACAATACCAGCTATTACCGCTGTGGTGGAGAAGACACCAGCCGCTATTACATTGACACCACCGGCTGTGGCAATACTCTCAATATGACTCACCCCAGAGTCTTGCAACTAATCATGGATAGCTTGCGCTACTGGGTCCTGGAGATGCACGTCGACGGCTTTAGATTTGACCTGGCATCAGCCCTTGCCCGTGAGCTATACGAAGTCGATAAGCTCTCCTCATTTTTTGATATCATCCAGCAAGACCCGGTGATATCTCAAGTCAAGCTCATAGCAGAGCCCTGGGATCTGGGCGAAGGCGGCTATCAAGTCGGCAACTTCCCTGTACTCTGGACTGAATGGAACGGTCAGTACAGAGACACCATGCGAGCCTTTTTTAAGGGCGACCAAGGTTTGCTTGGTCAAATGACCACAAGACTGGCTGGCAGCTCGGATCTCTATGCTCATAGCGGTCGCAGCCCCCACGCCAGTATCAACTTTGTCACCTGTCATGATGGCTTTACCATGCGCGATCTGGTCAGCTACAACCAGAAGCATAATTTGCTCAATCTAGAAGACAACCGCGACGGCGAAAGCAACAACCACAGCTGGAACTGCGGCGTGGAAGGCGAAACCGACAACCCTAAAGTCAACGCCCTGCGCATGAGACAGAGACGCAATTTGATGGCTATTTTGATGCTATCGCTTGGTGTGCCCATGATCTCGGGCGGCGATGAGATGGGTCGCACCCAAAAAGGTAATAACAATGCCTATTGCCAGGACAACGAAATAAGCTGGACCAACTGGGACCTCACAAGTGAAGAAGAAGACTTCCTGCATTTTGTGCAAAAGCTAGCAGCCATCAGACATTCACAGCCAGTCTTGCGCCGTCGCAAATTTTTTAAAGGACAGGTACTGGAAGCGATTCAGGAAGGACACAATCAGATCAAAGATATTGTCTGGCTCAATCCAGATGGTACTGAGATGAATGAAAAAGATTGGACCGATACTAAGCGCCTCAACTTTGGTGTGCTCTTTGAAGGCTCCACCATAGACGATACCGATGAAGACGGCAGACCGATTGTAGGCAATACACTGCTTTTACTCTGTAATGCCAACTGGGAAGATATCAGCTACGCTCTGCCACCAAATCAAGTCTCACAATACTGGCGCATGTTTGCCCCCCACCGTATGGACAAAACCTGGAAGCTGCATTTTGAGACATCAAACAAACTGAGCTCAAGCTGCTGGCCATTGCAGTCGCAATTTTTGATGGAAGGTCGCACACTGGCTCTATTTGAGCTAGTGGACAAAGACCAGCAGTAG
- the glgB gene encoding 1,4-alpha-glucan branching protein GlgB yields the protein MSASTARSFFSDFDAHLFSEGTHYRIYEKLGAHIIERDGVKGTHFAVWAPNAQSVAVIGDFNDWNASKHPLTLMANTGVWTAFLPGIKQGAIYKYYIVGKNDVRAEKTDPCGFASELRPRTASVVWQLDQYKWQDKNWLDNRHKSSSLSAPISIYEVHLGSWMRVPEREDGWLTYRELADKLIPYVKEMGFTHVEVMPLSEHALDMSWGYQTTGYFAATSRFGPPEDFMYLVDQLHNNGIGVLMDWVPAHFPRDGHALGLFDGTHLYEHADPRQGEHKEWGTYVFNYGRFEVANFLLSNAMFWFDKYHIDGLRVDAVASMLYLDYGRKDGEWLPNQWGGRENVEAIDFLRKLNEKIYLEYPSALMIAEESTAWPQVTRPTYVGGLGFGLKWDMGWMNDTLEFFSMDPVYRKFHHNRLTFRAMYSSSENFVLPLSHDEVVHGKYSLLSKMPGDHWQKFANLRLLLGYQYSQPGKKLLFMGGEFGQWIEWREDQSLDWHLLEYDTHAGMKRYTADLNKLYRDEPAMHEMDCHGHGFDWVDCQDGEQSVLTYLRKDKHGKAVLVAINFTPVPRYNYRVGVPEGGHWQELINSDASVYGGSGLGNFGGVHADEHSHHGRSHSLSLTLPPLAMLILKSKN from the coding sequence ATGTCCGCTTCTACTGCTCGCTCATTTTTTAGTGATTTTGATGCTCACTTATTTAGTGAAGGCACTCATTATCGTATCTACGAAAAGCTTGGTGCTCATATTATCGAGCGCGATGGTGTCAAAGGCACACACTTTGCTGTCTGGGCACCAAATGCGCAGTCAGTGGCTGTGATTGGCGACTTTAACGACTGGAATGCCAGCAAGCATCCTCTCACTTTGATGGCCAATACCGGTGTGTGGACTGCCTTTTTACCTGGTATCAAACAAGGTGCCATCTATAAGTATTATATTGTCGGCAAAAACGACGTCAGAGCCGAGAAAACCGATCCCTGTGGCTTTGCCAGTGAGCTCAGACCGCGCACGGCATCAGTGGTGTGGCAGCTTGATCAGTACAAGTGGCAGGACAAAAACTGGCTTGATAATCGTCACAAGTCATCCAGTCTATCTGCCCCGATATCAATCTACGAAGTCCATCTGGGCTCCTGGATGCGTGTGCCTGAGCGCGAAGACGGCTGGCTTACTTACCGCGAATTAGCCGACAAACTTATTCCTTATGTCAAAGAAATGGGCTTTACTCATGTGGAAGTGATGCCACTATCTGAGCATGCTCTCGACATGTCCTGGGGCTATCAGACCACTGGTTATTTTGCCGCCACCAGTCGCTTTGGACCGCCTGAAGACTTTATGTATCTGGTGGACCAGCTCCATAATAATGGTATCGGTGTATTGATGGACTGGGTGCCAGCGCACTTTCCCAGAGATGGCCATGCTCTTGGTCTATTTGATGGTACACATCTATACGAGCACGCTGATCCCCGTCAGGGTGAGCACAAAGAGTGGGGCACATACGTCTTTAACTACGGTCGTTTTGAAGTAGCTAACTTTTTGCTTAGCAATGCCATGTTTTGGTTTGATAAATACCATATTGATGGCCTGAGAGTGGATGCTGTTGCCTCCATGCTCTATCTCGATTATGGACGCAAAGATGGTGAGTGGCTGCCCAATCAATGGGGAGGACGCGAAAACGTCGAAGCAATTGATTTTTTGCGTAAGCTAAACGAAAAAATCTATCTTGAGTATCCCTCGGCTTTGATGATTGCCGAAGAGTCCACTGCCTGGCCGCAAGTGACAAGACCGACTTATGTAGGTGGTCTGGGCTTTGGACTTAAGTGGGATATGGGCTGGATGAACGATACACTCGAATTCTTTTCGATGGATCCGGTATATCGTAAGTTTCACCACAACAGACTGACATTCAGAGCGATGTACAGTTCTTCCGAAAACTTTGTTTTGCCTTTATCCCATGATGAAGTGGTGCACGGCAAGTATTCGCTCCTATCCAAGATGCCTGGTGATCACTGGCAAAAATTTGCCAATCTGAGATTGCTTTTGGGCTATCAGTACAGCCAACCGGGCAAAAAGTTGCTCTTTATGGGTGGCGAATTTGGTCAGTGGATTGAATGGCGCGAAGATCAAAGTCTCGATTGGCACTTGCTTGAATACGATACCCATGCCGGCATGAAACGTTATACAGCCGATCTCAATAAGCTTTACCGCGATGAGCCAGCGATGCACGAGATGGACTGTCATGGTCATGGTTTTGATTGGGTTGACTGTCAGGATGGCGAGCAAAGTGTATTGACTTATTTGCGCAAAGATAAGCACGGCAAAGCAGTGCTTGTCGCTATAAACTTTACTCCAGTGCCGCGCTATAACTATAGAGTGGGCGTGCCAGAGGGCGGTCACTGGCAAGAGTTAATCAATAGTGATGCTTCTGTATATGGTGGTAGCGGTCTGGGTAATTTTGGTGGTGTGCATGCTGACGAGCACAGTCATCATGGTCGCAGCCATAGCTTGAGTCTGACCTTGCCACCACTGGCAATGTTGATTTTAAAATCCAAAAACTAA